The Solidesulfovibrio fructosivorans JJ] DNA segment GCGTTCGGCGTCGCCCGTGCCGCGCCACTTGTCGGCCAGGGCATGGGAAAACGAGCCGAAGACGCGCGTCCCGGTGGCCAGTTCTCCGGAATCCAGCCGGCCGTAGGTGCGGTTGAAATTGTAGGTGCCGAGCTTTTGTTCGATGATCGCCCTCCGCGTGTAGGAGGGCCCCAGGACCTGCATGTCCAGCACGCCGGCGGCGTCGCCGAAGCCGAAGCCCTTGTCGGCCGGGATCGGGCCCCTATAGAGGCTCATGGTATTGATGTTTTCAAGGTCGATGTAATTGCCCGAAGCGCCGTAGCCCGTGGAGATGCCGATGGGCGCGCCGTTTACGGTCTGGGACAGGCTGCCGAAGCTGAAGGCCGACTGGCCGCGAATGCGGATGTTGGACTCTTTGACCAGCCCGTAGGCGTCCATGGATTCGCTGTTGACCGAAGGCATGAGCTTGTTGAGGACGGTGTAGGGATTGACCTGGGCCGGCCCGCCGAACGTCTCGATGGTTTGGCGCGGCAAGGTGCTGACGCTGGCCGGTTCCGATTTGTCTTCCACGACGGGGCCGACCTGCTTCGGCGCCGCGACCTCGATGTCCTGAATTTTGTAGTACTCATGCTTCTCTTGGGTTTGTTCCGATCCCCCCTCCTGGGCCCGGGCCGCTTGCAGCGGACACATGCACGCCGACAACAAGGCGGCGACGCAGATGATACGACAAAACCGCATACTCCCTCCCTTACAACTTGGTGTTCCGACACCCCGGATGCCCCGCAGGCCGTAGGCCGGTCGGGAGCTTTTCCCCACCTTCGCCCCCGTCCCATGGCCCGGCATCCGGCCTTGACGCGTTGCCGGCCGACGTATTCGCCGGCCGAATTTTCTCATGCGCCTTGCCGCCAGCCACGCGTGTCACGCCGCTGGCGCTCACCAGGCGCGGCGCTCCCCGGGTACGCAGTCCCCTCCGCGTGGCGGATCGACGCGCCAATACGGTTGCAGGCAGGCCCGCAACGCCCTGCCTAGTGCAGCGAGCTTTAAGCGATAGGCCTATCCCGTCCATTGGTGCACACGTCACATGCTACGGAACAGGCGATGAATACCTTTGCAACATAAGTGCGTACAACTAGCGATACTCAAACAAACAGTCAATACATCACGATTTTTGCGCAAGGCGTGATTGTCGTTGCTGGCGATTTCTCTGGCAAGATGTAGGGAGTTCGCTTTGAATACATGTGTGTACTGTATTAAATTTGCCCTATGTTGGTGACATATCTTGATCGTGGTAGTGTGGTATTCTGTTGAGGTTGGATCTCCAAGAGTCACTTCATGGTTTGCGAGTGTCACTTGTATTGTCAATATCGTGTTATTGTGCAGGTGATGATGCGGTTTCGGCCTGTTTCGCGCGTCTGCCCGGGCGCTCTCTGAACCTTACGCCGCGGACGCCGGGACAGGAGCCGGTTTCGACAGGAGCATGGGCCGGTGCTTGTATGGGGGAAGAAGCGAGAGGAGTGAGCCGGCTTACCGCCGGCGGGCCGGAGGGGGCGCCGTAATGCGCCCAGGCTCGCAGGGAAGAGCTGCGCTGCTCGTCGAGAGCGGTTTTGATCTCCTTGTTCATGATGAAGACGTTTTCCTTGCCAGTTTTCTTTTCCTTGAGACAGTGAGGTGGTCGCGGGAAATTGGACAGCCTGCTAAGCTCTAGTCCTCGACGACGGAGGACGGTTTTTGATGTCCAAGCGACGGAAATTTCAGCGGAGTTCAAGGCCAAAGTGGCGCTTGAGGCCCTGTCGGGCGAATTGACCTTGGCGGAGCTGGCCAGCAAGTATGATGTGCATCCGACGCAGATCGCCGGCTGGAAGCGCCAGGCCAAGGGAGGTATGGTTGCGGCCTTTTCCGGGAGGGCGGCGACCGTGCAGAAGGATGCCGCCGCTGAGATCCGGGAACTCCACGCCAAGATCGGGCAACTGACCGTGGAAAAGGATTTTTTAGAGCGAGCCTTCGCCAAACGGTGAGTCCCGGGCGAAGGCGTGGGATGGTCGAACGCGGGCATCCCCGACTCAGTATTTGCCGGCAGTGCCACATCCTCGGACTGGCCAGGTCGACTTGGTACCATCGCCCGAAGGGCGAGTCGGCCACGAATCTGGACCTGATGCGGCGGATCGACGAGCAGTTTCTGGAGACGCCGTTTTACGGATCGCGCCAGATGCAACGACATCTACGGCATCAGGGCCTCGAGATCGGACGTGGCCGCGTACGGCGATTGATGCGTAGGATGGGACTGATGGCGATCTTCCAGAAGCCCAAGACCAGCCAGCCGCATCCCGGGCACAAGATCTATCCGTATCTGCTGCGCGGCCTTGCGATCAAACGGCCGGATCAGGTGTGGTGCGCCGATATCACGTATGTCCGCATGAAGCGGGGCTTTCTGTATCTGGTGGCGGTCATGGACTGGCACAGCCGAGCCGTGCTGTCCTGGCGGCTATCCAACACCCTGGACGCCCATTTCTGCGTTGCCGCCTTGGAAGAGGCCATGAATCGTTACGGGGTGCCGGAAATCTTCAACACGGACCAGGGATCACAGTTCACTGGTCAGGACTTCACCCAGGCACTCAAGGATGCCGGCGTCGCCATCTCCATGGATGGCAAAGGCAGGTGGATGGACAACGTCTTCATTGAACGCCTGTGGCGCTCGGTGAAATGGGAATGCGTCTACCTGCGGGAATTCGAAACCGGCAGTCAGGCTCGCCAAGCGCTTGGAGACTGGTTCCGCTTCTACAACGAGCAGCGGCCGCATACGGCTTTTGACGGTCGCCGCCCCATGGACGTATACCGGGATGCCCACTCGGCCTCCAAGGCGGCATGAGCACCAACCGGACTATAGCTTAACTGCGCCGCCAACCTGTCCAACCTACCCGGACCACCTCAAGGCGGTGGGAAGTTGCCAAGCCTTGCTGGCGTGTGATGTCGACTATTTTCAATTGTCAGAGGAGCAGGCCAGTAGTGGCGATTTTCTTCCCGATGGGCCGGCGGCCGTTCTCCATTTCGCTGATATGGCAGCGCGGGATGCCGGTTGCCTCGGCAAGGGCGGCTTGGGTCATGCCTTCCTGATAGCTTGCCCCGACCAAGAACACACCAGGCAATTCCTCCTCCTTGAAGGGCAGTACTTCCCACCAGGGGATGGAATGGGTGTCCATGGGCTCTCCTCTCGCCGGATCTGCTTTACTCCCGCCACATCGGCGCAATGCCGTTTCCTCGCCACACGAACGACCATGTTTTTGACTGACGCACATTGCCGACCAGCGCCGGGCGGAAACAGGCAAGACAGGTGCCGCCTGGAGCGCGAACGCTCGGGTAGACGATGCCAAGGGAGCCGGCCTTCAACAACTCCATGGCCAGCCCCTGCGAGGCGTAGTAGCTGCCGGGGTCCAGACAGGCCGCAAAAGCCGCCTCGCCTCGGAGGTCGTGAAAGTCGGCGTCGAAGTTCGCCAAGTAGTCGTCGTAGGTGACGACATCCTCTTTTTCCCAGCCGATTTCGCGGTAGTCCTGGCTCTTGTGGAAGCCCACTTCGGTTTGGCTGGTTTCCAGTTCAAAGCCGGCGTACCACGCGCCCCGATCCGGGCCGTTGAACCGGCCACCTTCGGGCGAGGCATGGCAGAATGAAGCGTTGATGGTCGATGCATAGGGGAGGGCGGCAACAAGTTCGTCCCTGCCGATTCCGGGCAGCAGGTCCATTTCTCCCTGCAAACGGTCATTCGTGGCGTCATCCAGGTCGAACAGGTCTTCTAGGTGGGCTCCAGTGTCGGCAATGCGCGTGAGCGCCATCTTTCCTGAATATTCCGACGGGATGAGGCGATGCGTGTCCTGGACGCGCAGAGAAGAGCAACCGGGTAGCGTCACTCCAGCCCTCCACGTCGGGCGTCAAGCAAGCGGCGCACAGTCTGGAAAGCAGGCAGGCCGCCACGGATCATGTAGGCCAGCGGGGGCGCTCCCCCGAATATCCGGTTTTGGTTCGGCAGTTGTACCCAGGCGTCGGCCAACTCTTCCCCGAAAAGGATGTTCAGGGCCTTGAAGATGCCCACCAGGAACGACACGCGCTGCAATTCATCCTGATCGAGCACAGCGCCCTCGGGGGCCTTTTTCATGGCGTAGAAACGGCCGTTGGAGACGCCGCCGAGCAGCCCCATGGCGTCAACGTCCCGAACACTCCACTTTGCCATGATATTCAGGAAACCTTTCATGGCGGATGGGCTCAGACGGTCGCGGTCGGCCTTCACGGACAGATCCACGATGGGCGATGCGGCATACCGAGAAGCGGGCGCTCGGGCTTCGCAGGTGGCGGGCATGGTGTCTACTCCTTTTTAGGAGTAAATAAGATTCTATTTAGGAGTAGGCAAGTTTTTTTCGGTAAAGGGTAGAGCATTTTTATTGGAAGACGGCTATTCCCCCTCGGCCTTGCCGTCAGGGAACGGCACCACCTTGCCTCCCTTGTCTTTTATGAACGCATTGGTACGCCCTTTATGACTCTCCGCTGCATGTCCTCGGAGCCCTTGGCGTACCTGGAAACCATGCTCGGGGTTTTCCAGCCGAAGATGGTCTGCATGTCCTTGACCGGGACGCCACGTCTGGCCGCGGAGGTGGCCGCGCTATGCCGCAAATTGTGGAAGGTGGCCTTGTTTCCGTGGGGCGCGCCCCTCGTTGAATCCAAGGCGTTTCAGGGCGTTTTTGAAGGAGGAGGGGGCCGCATCGTAGGGCGTGCCGTCGCGCTTGGTGAAGACATACTCGCCGGTCCTGGCGGGGCCTCGACGCTTGAGCATCGCAATCAGGTCAGGGGCCAGGAAGACTTCCCGAGGCTCCCGGTTTTTCGTTTCAGGGAAGAGGGCGGCCTCGCGCCCACACATCATATTCGCGTGAACAACGACAAAGCCGATCTCCTCCCGTCATGAGCGCGAGGCATAGTTCGCCTGGATGTGATCCACGAACAGACGGACTCTCTGGGGGAGCTGACCGGGCCCCGTCACCATATAGACATCATGCTCGAATCCCCCGCTCCACTGCGGGAGTACCCGCACGAGACGTCCCGCTGTCTCATCCGGCGCGGCCAGCAGGTCCCGGAGCAAGGCGATGCCATGTCCGGCCAGGGCGAAATCGCGGCACATCTCCACGGAACTGAAGGTGTATTTAGGTTCTATGTCGACGATGACCTGCCGGTTGCCGTTGTGCATGGGCCAGCGGCGTCCGAAACGTTCGAGCACGATGCACGGGAGCCGGTGCAGATCCTTCGGCTCCACCGGCATGGGGTGATGTTTGAAGAGTTCGGGGGAGGCGTACAAAAAAGGCTCGATGGTCAAGAGCTTTCTGGCCACAAGCGGTGGGGCGATGGAAGGCCCGATGAGAAAGGCGACGTCATAGGGATCGATGCGCAGATCCACCGAGTGCTCCGCAAAGGTCAGGTCCATCCGGATGTCGGGCCAACGCGTGGCGAAATCGAGCAGCATGCCCCGCATGTGCTCCTCGTACATATCCCGGAACATGCAGACGCGAACAAGCCCGGAAGGCTTTCTCATGTTTGTCACTACGGAATCATAGGCTTTTTGCGCTTCGTCAAGAATGAATTCGCACCGCTCTATCAAAACCGAGCCGGTATCCGTCAGCTTCACATTGCGCGTGTCCCTGTAAAAGAGCAGCACCCCCATCCGTTCTTCCAGCAACTTGATGCGCCTTGAGAGTGTCGAAGCGCTCATCCCCAATATTTCAGCGGCCTTGGAGAAGCTTCTCTGCCGGGCGACAGCTGCCAGGAGCGGCAGGTCTGTCAGAAACGCTTGCATGATTATGCCCGTTTTTGGGTTAGAGTTTTCTGTTTAGGCTGTTTATTTATTTTTTGAGGATGGTAAAAAAGACTACCGCGGAAGGCAAGGAGCGCAAGGCGGCGCTGCCGGCCGTCGGCGAGGCCTCGGACACGGCCAGGAGGTCCTGGGTCACCGCTTCGGCTAACCTCCCGGGGCGTGTCTGGGTTCTGGAGGCGGTCTTCAGGCGAAGCATCGATGAGGCCCGGCACCGTATCTCATTTATACGACGGTTGCGCGGCACATACCGTTTCGGCAACCAAGCAAAGGAGTGAATGAACATGGCTATGCAGTCCGTTCTTGATGACACCAAAACATTTCTGGAACATCTCGGCACGAAGGAAGAGCCGTTCGGCGTGTATTACGCCGATATCAAGCCGGAAAAGGCTGTCGGGCCGAAAGTGGGGGTGCCCATTTCGCGCGACCAGGAGGATCAGGGCAAGTTGGATATGCAGGAGGTCTTCAAGACGTTCTCCTGCGTCATGTGCAATGTCTGGCTGGCCAGAAAACAACATCGCGCGGCCTTTATCTCTGCGGAAGAATACGGCTGCATCGGGGGCGTGTACTACTGCTCCATGATGAAGCCGCCCCTTGCCTTTATCGAACATTACGTGGGTACGGGCATCAACGGTACGCCGATTCATGGCGAGCGGTATATGCCGGGTCGCGAGAGCGTGCGAAACTTCCTCACCAAGGTCAACCCGCGCCAAGCACCGGCGAAGTACTGCATCTTTAAGCCGCTGTCCCTGTTCACCAACGACGAGCAACCGGAGTTCGTCATCTTCTTCGCCCGGCCGGAAGTCTTGACCGGCCTGTTCATTCAAACGGTTTTCACCACGGGCGACGTGGACTGCGTGGCCTCCCCCTTTGGCGCGGGGTGCACCAACATGCTCGCCTGGCCTCTGTATTACCAGCAACAGGGGCTGGAGAAAGCCGTTCTGGGGGGCTTCGATCCCTCGGCCAGAAAGTGTATGAAGCCCGACGAGCTGACC contains these protein-coding regions:
- a CDS encoding IS3 family transposase (programmed frameshift) yields the protein MSAEFKAKVALEALSGELTLAELASKYDVHPTQIAGWKRQAKGGMVAAFSGRAATVQKDAAAEIRELHAKIGQLTVEKDFLERAFATVSPGRRRGMVERGHPRLSICRQCHILGLARSTWYHRPKGESATNLDLMRRIDEQFLETPFYGSRQMQRHLRHQGLEIGRGRVRRLMRRMGLMAIFQKPKTSQPHPGHKIYPYLLRGLAIKRPDQVWCADITYVRMKRGFLYLVAVMDWHSRAVLSWRLSNTLDAHFCVAALEEAMNRYGVPEIFNTDQGSQFTGQDFTQALKDAGVAISMDGKGRWMDNVFIERLWRSVKWECVYLREFETGSQARQALGDWFRFYNEQRPHTAFDGRRPMDVYRDAHSASKAA
- a CDS encoding helix-turn-helix domain-containing protein, with the protein product MDTHSIPWWEVLPFKEEELPGVFLVGASYQEGMTQAALAEATGIPRCHISEMENGRRPIGKKIATTGLLL
- a CDS encoding RES family NAD+ phosphorylase, whose translation is MTLPGCSSLRVQDTHRLIPSEYSGKMALTRIADTGAHLEDLFDLDDATNDRLQGEMDLLPGIGRDELVAALPYASTINASFCHASPEGGRFNGPDRGAWYAGFELETSQTEVGFHKSQDYREIGWEKEDVVTYDDYLANFDADFHDLRGEAAFAACLDPGSYYASQGLAMELLKAGSLGIVYPSVRAPGGTCLACFRPALVGNVRQSKTWSFVWRGNGIAPMWRE
- a CDS encoding MbcA/ParS/Xre antitoxin family protein codes for the protein MPATCEARAPASRYAASPIVDLSVKADRDRLSPSAMKGFLNIMAKWSVRDVDAMGLLGGVSNGRFYAMKKAPEGAVLDQDELQRVSFLVGIFKALNILFGEELADAWVQLPNQNRIFGGAPPLAYMIRGGLPAFQTVRRLLDARRGGLE
- a CDS encoding tyrosine-type recombinase/integrase, giving the protein MDSTRGAPHGNKATFHNLRHSAATSAARRGVPVKDMQTIFGWKTPSMVSRYAKGSEDMQRRVIKGVPMRS
- a CDS encoding LysR family transcriptional regulator; protein product: MQAFLTDLPLLAAVARQRSFSKAAEILGMSASTLSRRIKLLEERMGVLLFYRDTRNVKLTDTGSVLIERCEFILDEAQKAYDSVVTNMRKPSGLVRVCMFRDMYEEHMRGMLLDFATRWPDIRMDLTFAEHSVDLRIDPYDVAFLIGPSIAPPLVARKLLTIEPFLYASPELFKHHPMPVEPKDLHRLPCIVLERFGRRWPMHNGNRQVIVDIEPKYTFSSVEMCRDFALAGHGIALLRDLLAAPDETAGRLVRVLPQWSGGFEHDVYMVTGPGQLPQRVRLFVDHIQANYASRS
- a CDS encoding DUF169 domain-containing protein; its protein translation is MAMQSVLDDTKTFLEHLGTKEEPFGVYYADIKPEKAVGPKVGVPISRDQEDQGKLDMQEVFKTFSCVMCNVWLARKQHRAAFISAEEYGCIGGVYYCSMMKPPLAFIEHYVGTGINGTPIHGERYMPGRESVRNFLTKVNPRQAPAKYCIFKPLSLFTNDEQPEFVIFFARPEVLTGLFIQTVFTTGDVDCVASPFGAGCTNMLAWPLYYQQQGLEKAVLGGFDPSARKCMKPDELTFTVPLSLYRKMLAALPESMFNVDGEWKNIRKKIARSAKAWGEEE